The following are encoded in a window of Streptomyces sp. 11x1 genomic DNA:
- a CDS encoding fic family toxin-antitoxin system, toxin component, giving the protein MEIARTQLGDPDVTDWGALEAARARHAFHVMDEPVYPRPHHRAAALFHSLARVPALEHSNELFGATVAAGYLHASGLPVRFTAKEAADLADQVSAGHVDVRALAAALKEWTERS; this is encoded by the coding sequence ATGGAGATCGCCCGCACCCAGCTGGGCGACCCTGACGTGACGGACTGGGGAGCGCTGGAGGCAGCCCGAGCGCGGCACGCCTTCCACGTCATGGACGAACCCGTATACCCACGGCCGCATCACAGAGCCGCCGCTCTCTTCCACTCGCTTGCCCGGGTCCCGGCCCTGGAGCACAGCAACGAACTCTTCGGGGCAACGGTCGCGGCCGGCTACCTGCACGCCAGCGGCCTGCCCGTACGGTTCACCGCCAAGGAGGCCGCCGACCTCGCCGATCAGGTGTCGGCCGGGCACGTGGACGTGCGCGCCCTGGCCGCGGCCCTGAAGGAGTGGACCGAGCGCAGCTGA
- a CDS encoding A24 family peptidase — METLLIITAAALWGCGTGVLISRPAYRFSVPIEEPWRSACPTGHPLTGTGGGWLGRARCAAGDTYGPSTLSVASVTAGVCALLAAAIGARPELVVWLLLAPAAVLLATVDFAAHRLPDALTLSLAAAALVLLGVAAVLPGAGGSWTSALFGSLILGACYFVLFLISKGFGFGDVKLALALGAVLGWYGWAIVLVGTFAGYLLGALYGIGLMLAGRADRKSRIPFGPFLLAGTLAGMLLGSHAS, encoded by the coding sequence GTGGAGACGTTGCTGATCATCACGGCTGCCGCTCTGTGGGGCTGCGGCACGGGCGTGCTCATATCCCGTCCCGCCTACCGGTTCTCCGTACCGATCGAGGAACCCTGGCGGTCGGCATGCCCCACAGGACATCCCCTCACGGGTACCGGAGGCGGCTGGCTGGGGCGTGCCCGCTGCGCCGCCGGGGACACCTACGGGCCGAGCACTCTCTCCGTCGCCTCCGTCACGGCTGGGGTCTGCGCGCTGCTGGCGGCCGCCATCGGGGCACGCCCCGAGCTGGTGGTCTGGCTGCTGCTCGCCCCGGCCGCCGTACTGCTCGCCACCGTCGACTTCGCGGCACACCGGCTGCCCGACGCGCTCACCCTGTCGCTCGCCGCGGCCGCGCTCGTCCTACTCGGCGTCGCCGCAGTGCTGCCCGGCGCCGGCGGCAGCTGGACGTCCGCGCTGTTCGGCTCCCTCATCCTGGGAGCCTGCTACTTCGTGCTCTTCCTGATCAGCAAGGGCTTCGGGTTCGGCGATGTGAAACTCGCCCTGGCCCTGGGCGCCGTCCTGGGCTGGTACGGCTGGGCGATCGTCCTGGTGGGGACGTTCGCCGGGTACCTGCTCGGCGCGCTGTACGGCATCGGCCTGATGCTCGCGGGCCGGGCCGACCGTAAGAGCAGGATCCCGTTCGGCCCGTTCCTGCTCGCCGGGACGCTGGCCGGCATGCTCCTGGGCTCCCACGCCTCCTGA
- a CDS encoding XRE family transcriptional regulator — protein sequence MTEAVAALTPHPLVAARHAAGKTMDEFVAGIHDAAARRGLQSGTDEARVRKWQRGIRPNEESQIYIAEALGWPADIVCPDDWPNWLPLTANGVVPLGPHSSVPALREALRTAMDRRTFFTISGTALSTLAADWAAGPASALAQARDGKPIGEDFVAFLENTTQELATHATEQRQHTATLLDAHLSTVTELLEHGRYTHALGLRLHTLAASLSQTVAWHRFDLGRHTHASQNWIAGLHNAHAAGDRDMGAGLLGDLAYQAAWRGDHTTAANILDYALTRAQNPAARCLLQLRLARTLAAQGDRSERRAVLRALAAAEKHLGDAGADRPAWCAWVSEADLAVDSGQALLDLGDTGRAHRLITEGEGLLPPARDKTRGVFLAYRAASYLDLKEPEPAAAAAAESLLLARRIGAPRCVQLVDDLLPRFQHYQDAQGVPELLQLAAA from the coding sequence TTGACTGAAGCTGTGGCAGCACTCACCCCGCACCCGCTCGTAGCCGCGCGTCACGCGGCCGGCAAGACGATGGACGAGTTCGTGGCCGGCATCCATGACGCTGCCGCCCGACGTGGCCTGCAATCCGGAACCGACGAGGCACGGGTACGCAAGTGGCAGCGAGGCATCAGGCCCAACGAGGAATCCCAGATCTACATCGCCGAGGCACTCGGCTGGCCCGCAGACATCGTCTGCCCCGATGACTGGCCCAACTGGTTGCCGCTCACCGCCAACGGGGTCGTCCCCCTCGGCCCCCACAGCTCCGTGCCCGCCCTGAGAGAGGCCCTGCGAACAGCGATGGACCGCCGCACCTTTTTCACGATCTCTGGCACCGCCCTATCTACGCTGGCCGCGGACTGGGCAGCTGGCCCTGCGAGCGCCCTCGCCCAGGCCCGCGACGGCAAACCGATCGGCGAGGACTTCGTCGCCTTCCTGGAGAACACCACCCAGGAACTCGCCACTCACGCCACCGAGCAGCGACAGCACACCGCCACGCTGCTGGATGCCCACCTGTCCACGGTGACCGAACTGCTCGAACACGGCCGCTACACGCACGCCCTCGGGCTGCGGCTGCACACCCTGGCGGCCTCCCTGTCCCAGACTGTCGCCTGGCACCGCTTCGACCTGGGCCGCCACACCCACGCCAGCCAGAACTGGATCGCCGGCCTGCACAACGCCCACGCCGCCGGGGACCGCGACATGGGCGCCGGCCTCCTGGGCGACCTCGCCTACCAGGCAGCCTGGCGAGGCGACCACACCACCGCGGCAAACATCCTCGACTACGCCCTGACCCGCGCCCAGAACCCCGCCGCTCGCTGCCTGCTCCAGCTACGCCTCGCCCGCACCCTCGCCGCACAGGGCGACCGGAGCGAACGGCGAGCCGTGCTGCGCGCCCTTGCCGCGGCGGAGAAACACCTGGGCGACGCCGGCGCCGACCGGCCCGCCTGGTGCGCCTGGGTGTCCGAAGCCGATCTCGCCGTGGACTCCGGCCAAGCCCTCCTGGACCTCGGCGACACCGGCCGCGCTCACCGGCTGATCACTGAAGGCGAAGGCCTGCTGCCCCCGGCCCGGGACAAGACCCGCGGGGTGTTTCTCGCCTACCGTGCCGCGAGCTACCTCGATCTGAAGGAACCCGAGCCCGCCGCGGCCGCCGCGGCCGAGTCCCTGCTGCTGGCACGTCGCATCGGAGCACCTCGCTGCGTGCAGCTTGTCGACGACCTTCTCCCCCGCTTCCAGCACTACCAGGACGCCCAGGGCGTTCCGGAACTCCTCCAGCTCGCTGCCGCATAG
- a CDS encoding PIG-L family deacetylase: MTDVLVFAPHPDDETLGCGGSIAHHTAMGRDVHIVFLTSGEQGVPSTAPEHAGLLREREAETAAGKLGVASDHIHFLRLPDGGLSPADRSQFLSVLGILRQARPEVVYLPHEADASHDHQQAHLLVWRALEKGASRSYPDAGPRHWAPTVLGYEVWSAIGVPTFYQSLQPAETEAKLSALACYSTQVKGEGEADYASEGGLALARFRGAMTSGGHREAFAVLRLGALPWPPPRGHHPA, translated from the coding sequence GTGACAGACGTCCTGGTATTCGCACCGCATCCGGATGACGAGACGCTCGGGTGCGGCGGAAGCATCGCCCATCACACCGCTATGGGCCGCGACGTGCACATCGTGTTTCTGACGTCGGGCGAGCAAGGTGTCCCCAGCACCGCGCCGGAGCACGCGGGGCTGCTGAGGGAGCGCGAAGCCGAGACGGCGGCCGGCAAGTTGGGCGTGGCCTCCGACCACATCCACTTCCTGCGCCTTCCGGACGGTGGCCTCTCCCCGGCGGACCGAAGCCAGTTCCTGAGCGTCCTGGGCATCCTGCGGCAGGCCCGCCCCGAGGTGGTCTACCTCCCCCACGAGGCCGACGCCTCCCACGACCACCAGCAGGCCCACCTCCTGGTGTGGCGCGCGCTGGAGAAGGGCGCCAGCCGCAGCTACCCAGACGCCGGGCCGCGGCACTGGGCCCCCACTGTGCTCGGCTACGAGGTGTGGTCCGCGATCGGCGTCCCGACCTTCTACCAGAGCCTCCAGCCAGCGGAGACCGAGGCCAAGCTGTCCGCGCTCGCCTGCTACTCCACGCAGGTCAAGGGAGAAGGCGAGGCGGACTATGCGAGCGAGGGCGGCTTGGCGCTCGCCCGGTTCCGCGGGGCGATGACCAGCGGGGGACACCGCGAAGCCTTCGCAGTGCTCCGGCTCGGAGCCCTGCCCTGGCCGCCCCCGCGAGGCCACCACCCGGCCTGA
- a CDS encoding fumarylacetoacetate hydrolase family protein, translating into MTTSHPPAAGERDASWPPVLGALAVFTSPGRLQDAGMAAAADDLLAAERSRTALEHLTRRRPELTLDDAYRIQWTNVQQRLAHGARIAGHKVGLTSLAMQQQIGVDQPDSGVLLDDMLLPSGSTLHLDQFVMPRVEAEIAFRIGADLHGPHVDTHTVRASVGEVLLALEVIDTRYGDWRMTLQDSVADNAAAARAVPGPAIALHSGLDLGSEEITVRVDGEVVVRAPGSAVQGGPLNSVVWLVRQLDRYGAGLRRGDLVLAGAVHASLPLQAGSRIEASSPRLPSVSVEAV; encoded by the coding sequence ATGACGACCTCACACCCGCCCGCCGCCGGGGAACGCGATGCCTCGTGGCCTCCGGTCCTCGGAGCCCTGGCGGTCTTCACCTCTCCCGGCCGGCTCCAGGACGCCGGGATGGCCGCAGCCGCGGACGACCTGCTGGCGGCCGAACGCTCCCGTACGGCGCTCGAGCACCTCACCCGCCGCCGTCCCGAGTTGACCCTCGACGACGCCTACCGGATCCAGTGGACCAACGTTCAGCAGCGGCTGGCCCACGGCGCCCGCATCGCCGGCCACAAGGTCGGGCTGACGTCACTGGCCATGCAGCAGCAGATCGGGGTGGACCAGCCCGACTCCGGTGTCCTGCTGGACGACATGCTCCTGCCCAGCGGCAGCACCCTGCACCTGGACCAGTTCGTGATGCCCCGGGTGGAGGCGGAGATCGCCTTCCGGATCGGCGCGGACCTGCACGGCCCGCACGTCGACACGCACACCGTGCGGGCGTCGGTCGGTGAAGTCCTCCTCGCGCTGGAGGTGATCGACACCCGGTACGGCGACTGGCGGATGACGCTTCAGGACAGCGTCGCGGACAACGCGGCTGCCGCCCGGGCGGTGCCTGGACCGGCGATCGCGCTGCACTCCGGTCTCGACCTCGGCTCAGAGGAGATCACCGTGCGCGTGGACGGCGAGGTCGTGGTGAGGGCGCCCGGCTCGGCGGTCCAGGGCGGACCGCTGAACTCCGTGGTGTGGCTGGTCCGTCAGCTCGACCGCTACGGCGCCGGGCTGCGCCGCGGTGACCTGGTCCTGGCGGGGGCCGTGCACGCCAGCCTCCCGCTGCAGGCCGGCAGCCGGATCGAGGCGAGCTCGCCCCGCCTGCCGTCCGTCAGCGTCGAGGCCGTGTGA
- a CDS encoding acetaldehyde dehydrogenase (acetylating) translates to MNSSTLNVAVLGAGLIGLDLVEKIKASPYLDCRLVVGRDPKALGLRRAAGLGLTTSAGGVAGLVDAGPFDVVFDASSAAAHTAHWSDLSTVAPLIVDLTPSSIGTPVVPAVNGADALDCGHINLISCGGQASIPLLHAVTRDVAATYIEVVTTVASPTVGRATRLNLDEYIATTQAAIRTFTGAAQAKVLVNISPADPPPPFRVAMTVQAPGVDPARVHAALKDAEQQAQAWCTPGFTITSCHVTDGQVTVAAEVTATGTRLPAHAGNLHLINAAAVLLAEQRATGKAL, encoded by the coding sequence ATGAACAGCAGCACACTGAACGTCGCGGTCCTGGGGGCCGGGCTGATCGGCCTCGACCTGGTCGAGAAGATCAAGGCATCGCCGTACCTGGACTGCCGCCTGGTCGTCGGCCGCGACCCCAAGGCCCTGGGCCTGCGCCGCGCGGCCGGCCTCGGACTGACGACCTCGGCCGGCGGGGTTGCCGGGCTCGTCGACGCCGGCCCCTTCGACGTCGTCTTCGACGCTTCCTCCGCCGCAGCCCACACCGCGCACTGGAGCGACCTGTCGACGGTCGCGCCGCTGATCGTCGACCTCACCCCCAGCAGCATCGGCACCCCTGTCGTCCCGGCGGTGAACGGCGCCGACGCCCTCGACTGCGGCCACATCAATCTGATCAGCTGCGGCGGGCAGGCATCGATCCCGCTCCTGCACGCCGTCACCCGCGACGTGGCGGCCACCTACATCGAGGTGGTCACCACCGTCGCCAGCCCCACGGTCGGACGCGCGACCCGCCTGAACCTCGACGAGTACATCGCCACCACCCAGGCCGCGATCCGCACGTTCACCGGCGCCGCGCAGGCCAAGGTCCTCGTCAACATCAGCCCCGCCGATCCGCCGCCGCCGTTCCGGGTCGCGATGACCGTCCAGGCGCCCGGCGTGGACCCGGCCCGCGTCCACGCCGCGCTCAAGGACGCCGAACAGCAGGCACAGGCGTGGTGCACCCCCGGCTTCACCATCACCTCCTGCCACGTCACCGACGGCCAGGTCACGGTGGCCGCCGAAGTGACCGCCACCGGCACCCGGCTGCCCGCCCACGCCGGGAACCTCCACCTCATCAACGCCGCCGCCGTCCTCCTCGCCGAGCAGCGCGCCACCGGAAAGGCCCTGTGA
- the dmpG gene encoding 4-hydroxy-2-oxovalerate aldolase, translating into MTTTPTAPARVLVYDPTLRDGHHAVRHQLDAAQLRAYAAAADAAGVPVVEVGHGNGLGASSLQIGRARLSDDEMLTTVRDALTRSRMAVFMVPGWGTSGDLRNAVARGADVARIGTHCTEADISERHLGELRDMGVEAQGVLLMSHMASPAQLAEQCALMAGWGAQAVGIMDSAGHYLPADVTQRISAIAAAVDVPVIFHGHNNLGMAVANSVAAVTAGATVIDGCARGFGAGAGNTQLEVVVAVLERLGHPTGIDLKALLHAADIAHEQLMPAPPITDSVSLVSGLAGVFSGFKKPVLQVAEREGVDPVDLFFALGERGVVAGQEDLIAETALRLTTTAGA; encoded by the coding sequence ATGACCACCACACCCACCGCACCCGCCCGGGTCCTCGTCTACGACCCGACCCTGCGCGACGGCCACCACGCCGTACGCCACCAGCTCGACGCCGCGCAGCTGCGCGCCTACGCGGCAGCCGCCGACGCGGCCGGCGTCCCCGTGGTGGAAGTCGGCCACGGCAACGGCCTGGGAGCGTCCTCCCTGCAGATCGGCCGGGCCCGCCTCAGCGACGACGAGATGCTCACCACGGTCCGCGACGCCCTCACCCGCAGCCGGATGGCCGTCTTCATGGTCCCGGGCTGGGGAACCTCCGGCGACCTGCGCAACGCGGTCGCGCGCGGCGCGGACGTCGCCCGGATCGGCACGCACTGCACCGAGGCCGACATCAGCGAACGGCACCTGGGCGAACTGCGGGACATGGGCGTGGAGGCGCAGGGCGTGCTGCTCATGAGCCACATGGCCAGCCCCGCCCAACTCGCCGAGCAGTGCGCCCTGATGGCTGGGTGGGGGGCGCAGGCAGTCGGCATCATGGACTCCGCCGGCCACTACCTCCCCGCAGACGTGACCCAGAGGATCAGCGCGATCGCCGCGGCGGTCGACGTGCCCGTCATCTTCCACGGACACAACAACCTCGGCATGGCCGTCGCCAACTCGGTCGCCGCGGTCACGGCGGGCGCCACCGTCATCGACGGCTGCGCGCGCGGCTTCGGCGCCGGAGCCGGCAACACCCAACTGGAAGTCGTCGTCGCGGTCCTGGAGCGTCTCGGCCACCCCACCGGCATCGACCTCAAGGCCCTGCTGCACGCGGCGGACATAGCCCACGAGCAGCTGATGCCCGCCCCTCCGATCACCGACTCGGTGAGCCTGGTCAGCGGACTGGCCGGGGTGTTCTCCGGTTTCAAGAAGCCGGTCCTGCAGGTCGCCGAACGTGAGGGCGTCGACCCGGTCGACCTGTTCTTCGCGCTCGGGGAGCGGGGCGTCGTCGCCGGGCAGGAAGACCTGATCGCCGAGACCGCCCTCCGACTCACGACGACGGCGGGAGCATGA
- a CDS encoding IS5 family transposase has protein sequence MTDEEWQVIRRMMPLPGWLCGRGGNPEGYCHREMFDAVRYFVTNGIKWRAMPADFPPWSAVYAFQHRWQADELLDVLHDRLREQVRLVEGRDDPEPTAAIVDSQSLRGAATLTGERRGYDGAKLVSGSKRHIAVDCLGLLLVVMVTAADLQDRDAGVTLLSAVRRLFTRVRLVWADSGYAGALADWAREKLALKVEVVCRTDDMSGFVVLPRRWVVERSFAWLVNCRRLVRDYERTAAAHEAYVKWAMVTLMTRRLASA, from the coding sequence ATGACGGATGAGGAGTGGCAGGTCATCCGGCGGATGATGCCACTTCCGGGCTGGCTGTGCGGGCGCGGGGGCAACCCGGAGGGCTACTGCCACCGGGAAATGTTCGATGCGGTGCGCTATTTCGTGACCAACGGGATCAAGTGGCGGGCGATGCCCGCCGACTTCCCGCCCTGGTCAGCGGTCTACGCCTTCCAACATCGCTGGCAGGCCGACGAACTCCTCGACGTCCTCCATGACCGCCTGCGCGAACAGGTCCGCCTGGTCGAGGGCCGGGACGATCCCGAGCCGACGGCGGCGATCGTCGACTCCCAGTCGCTGCGCGGCGCGGCCACCCTCACCGGCGAACGCCGGGGCTATGACGGGGCCAAGCTGGTGTCGGGCTCCAAGCGGCACATCGCGGTGGACTGTCTGGGCCTACTCCTGGTGGTGATGGTGACCGCCGCCGACCTGCAGGACCGCGACGCGGGCGTGACCCTGCTCAGTGCCGTGCGCCGCCTGTTCACCCGGGTGCGTCTGGTGTGGGCCGATTCCGGCTACGCCGGCGCGCTGGCCGACTGGGCCCGCGAGAAACTCGCCCTGAAAGTCGAAGTGGTGTGCCGCACCGACGACATGAGCGGCTTCGTGGTGCTGCCGAGACGGTGGGTGGTGGAGAGGTCGTTCGCGTGGCTGGTCAACTGCCGTCGCCTGGTACGTGATTACGAACGCACCGCCGCCGCGCACGAGGCGTATGTGAAGTGGGCGATGGTCACGCTGATGACGCGCCGACTCGCCTCAGCGTGA
- a CDS encoding CehA/McbA family metallohydrolase, with protein MSSLSFPPVRAVGRGATWYRGDSHIHSVRSGGGELTPEELALRACAAGLDFIATTEHKAAAEPGAWGHLAAGDFLIVLGQEVTTKTGHWLALGLSPGQAVDWNYGVGEGLIDQCLDQVHRVGGLCVAAHPHAPYPSGDFMYSFQGFDVVEVWNGRWTSGLPWQADNEAALAEWGRSLAADIQTGSWRPAMGNSDTHLDGQVGIPHTVVFAEELSTEAILAGIRSGRSWIAESAAVEVSFAAHVEGRIAGVGERLTTHGGQVEVRAAVQGVQAATVSFHTDRGKVHHAGVPGDGAGVVQWYTTAEDSAFVRIEVRHPDGTVAALTNPIILF; from the coding sequence TTGTCGAGCTTGAGCTTCCCGCCGGTGCGGGCGGTCGGACGCGGGGCGACCTGGTACCGCGGCGACAGCCATATTCACTCCGTGCGCTCGGGCGGAGGAGAACTCACTCCCGAAGAGCTGGCGCTCCGAGCCTGCGCCGCCGGGCTCGACTTCATCGCGACGACAGAGCACAAAGCCGCGGCGGAACCCGGTGCATGGGGGCATCTGGCCGCCGGTGACTTCCTGATTGTTCTCGGCCAGGAAGTCACCACGAAGACCGGGCACTGGCTCGCGCTCGGCCTCAGCCCCGGCCAGGCCGTCGACTGGAACTACGGGGTCGGAGAGGGACTGATCGATCAGTGTCTGGACCAGGTCCATCGAGTGGGGGGCCTGTGCGTGGCGGCGCACCCGCATGCGCCCTATCCCTCGGGCGACTTCATGTATTCCTTCCAGGGCTTCGACGTGGTGGAGGTGTGGAACGGGCGATGGACTTCGGGCCTGCCCTGGCAGGCCGACAACGAGGCTGCCCTGGCCGAATGGGGGCGGAGCCTCGCAGCCGACATTCAGACGGGTTCATGGCGGCCGGCGATGGGCAACAGCGACACGCACTTGGATGGGCAGGTCGGCATCCCCCACACGGTGGTCTTCGCCGAGGAGCTGAGCACGGAGGCGATCCTGGCGGGGATCCGCTCGGGCCGGAGCTGGATCGCCGAGTCGGCAGCCGTGGAGGTGTCGTTCGCGGCCCATGTGGAGGGTCGCATCGCCGGAGTGGGAGAGCGGCTTACAACTCATGGTGGGCAAGTCGAGGTCCGCGCGGCGGTACAGGGCGTCCAGGCGGCGACCGTCAGCTTCCACACCGATCGAGGAAAGGTTCACCACGCCGGCGTCCCGGGTGATGGAGCAGGTGTGGTGCAGTGGTACACGACGGCGGAGGACTCGGCGTTCGTCCGCATCGAGGTCCGCCATCCCGACGGGACCGTCGCCGCACTCACCAATCCGATCATCCTGTTCTGA
- a CDS encoding IS5 family transposase (programmed frameshift) has translation MVVGLVVGKRQPRPWIVSDELWSLIEPLLPEPAPKLVQGRPRVPDRQALRGILFVLHTGTQWEYLPQELGFGSGMTCWRRLAAWNEAGVWDALHLVLLKKLRAAKKLDWSRAVIDSCHVRVARRGPENGPSPVDRARPGSKHHVLTDGQGIPLAVSLTGGNRNDVTQFLALLDKVPAVAGLVGRPRRRPDALLADRGYDHDKYRRLLRARGIRPVIAERGQPHGSGPGVFRYVVERTIAWLHGFRRLRIRWERRDDIHEAFLGLATCIITHRHVQRLC, from the exons ATGGTCGTTGGTCTGGTCGTGGGAAAGCGACAGCCGCGGCCGTGGATCGTGTCGGATGAACTGTGGTCGCTGATCGAGCCGTTGCTGCCCGAGCCGGCGCCGAAGCTGGTGCAGGGCCGGCCTCGGGTGCCGGACCGGCAGGCGTTGCGCGGGATCCTGTTCGTGCTCCATACCGGCACCCAGTGGGAGTATCTGCCCCAGGAGCTGGGCTTCGGCTCGGGGATGACGTGCTGGCGGCGTCTGGCCGCGTGGAACGAGGCCGGTGTGTGGGACGCGCTGCACCTGGTGCTGCTGAAGAAGCTGCGGGCGGCGAAGAAGCTGGACTGGTCGCGGGCGGTGATCGACTCCTGCCACGTGCGGGTGGCCCGCAGGGGCCCAGAAA ACGGGCCCAGCCCGGTCGACCGCGCACGGCCGGGCAGCAAGCACCACGTCCTCACCGACGGCCAGGGCATCCCGCTCGCGGTGTCGCTGACCGGCGGAAACCGCAACGACGTCACGCAGTTTCTGGCCCTGCTGGACAAGGTCCCGGCCGTGGCCGGTCTCGTCGGCCGGCCCAGACGCAGGCCCGACGCGCTCCTGGCCGACCGCGGCTACGACCACGACAAGTACCGGCGTCTGCTCCGGGCCCGCGGCATCCGCCCAGTCATCGCCGAACGAGGCCAGCCACACGGCTCCGGTCCCGGCGTCTTTCGGTACGTGGTCGAGCGCACGATCGCCTGGCTGCACGGTTTCCGCCGTCTGCGCATCCGCTGGGAGCGGCGCGACGACATCCACGAAGCCTTCCTCGGCCTCGCCACCTGCATCATCACCCACCGACACGTCCAACGCCTTTGTTAG
- a CDS encoding heavy metal-responsive transcriptional regulator produces the protein MRIGDLAAVSGVTAKTLRFYEQAGLLPAPPRTTGGYRDYPPQTVQRLSFIRDAQGAGLSLAEIRSVLALRDAGASPCAHVTALVEAHLQDIDRRLAELRATRAVLRGLAERAAATDPADCTDAEVCRILTRVGSVVGERPH, from the coding sequence ATGCGCATCGGTGACCTCGCCGCCGTCAGCGGGGTGACGGCAAAGACCCTCCGGTTCTACGAGCAGGCCGGGCTGCTGCCCGCCCCGCCCCGTACCACGGGCGGCTATCGCGACTATCCGCCACAGACGGTGCAGCGGCTGTCGTTCATCCGTGACGCCCAGGGCGCGGGGCTGAGCCTGGCCGAGATCCGCTCCGTGCTCGCTCTGCGTGATGCCGGCGCCTCTCCCTGCGCTCACGTCACGGCGCTCGTCGAGGCGCATCTTCAGGACATCGACCGGCGCCTGGCCGAGCTGCGCGCCACCAGGGCGGTGCTGCGAGGGCTTGCAGAGCGGGCCGCCGCGACCGATCCCGCCGACTGCACCGACGCCGAGGTGTGCCGCATCCTCACCAGGGTGGGCAGCGTGGTTGGTGAGCGTCCTCACTGA
- a CDS encoding DUF427 domain-containing protein: protein MLRAVWNGTVIAETPRTVIVEGNHYFPPESLHRQYLTPSRTRSLCFWKGVARYYSLEVDGLTNPDAAWYYPKPSPLARKIKDHVAFWQGVRVEGTPEASADGGQ from the coding sequence ATGCTGCGTGCGGTATGGAACGGAACGGTGATCGCGGAGACCCCGCGCACGGTGATCGTCGAGGGCAACCACTACTTCCCGCCCGAGTCTCTGCACCGGCAGTACCTCACGCCGAGCAGGACCAGGTCGCTCTGCTTCTGGAAGGGAGTAGCCCGCTACTACAGCCTCGAGGTCGACGGGCTGACGAATCCGGATGCCGCCTGGTACTACCCCAAGCCCAGCCCCCTGGCCCGGAAGATCAAGGACCATGTGGCCTTCTGGCAGGGCGTACGGGTGGAGGGCACGCCGGAGGCGTCGGCAGACGGCGGGCAGTGA
- a CDS encoding CDP-alcohol phosphatidyltransferase family protein — MEPVSDMAGSRAATNALLAGLRADNLSPAAVVSFLGQAAHRSLLQAARRPRALAELTALHGVLYRLARDRRPGRRWVAASWVLAASHLGLLEHRTRLTTADTLTLLRANLPALPGGTGRASGVLAVGLDLADGRLARHQGTTSPFGDYADTFADAVFWTWLTLRHEPNPAVRAAAITAWALPVITITGLALRRGAMPERPRPVLLRPAAALQAVVALRHLTRR, encoded by the coding sequence GTGGAGCCTGTTTCCGACATGGCCGGCAGCCGTGCCGCGACGAACGCGCTGCTGGCCGGTCTGCGCGCAGACAACCTCTCTCCGGCCGCCGTCGTGAGCTTCCTCGGCCAGGCCGCACACCGGTCGCTGCTCCAGGCCGCCCGCCGCCCCCGAGCATTGGCCGAGCTCACCGCCCTGCACGGCGTCCTATACCGGCTGGCGCGGGACAGGCGGCCCGGACGGCGCTGGGTGGCCGCCAGCTGGGTCCTCGCCGCCTCGCACCTGGGGCTGCTGGAACACCGCACCCGCCTGACCACCGCAGACACCCTGACGCTGCTGCGCGCCAACCTCCCCGCCCTGCCCGGCGGAACCGGCCGCGCCTCCGGCGTCCTGGCGGTCGGCCTTGATCTCGCCGACGGGCGCCTCGCCCGCCACCAGGGCACGACCTCCCCCTTCGGCGATTACGCCGACACCTTCGCCGACGCGGTGTTCTGGACGTGGCTCACCCTGCGCCACGAACCCAACCCCGCCGTGCGGGCGGCGGCCATCACCGCCTGGGCACTGCCCGTCATCACCATCACCGGCCTCGCCCTGCGCCGCGGCGCCATGCCCGAGCGGCCCCGACCCGTCCTGCTGCGCCCGGCCGCGGCCCTTCAAGCCGTCGTCGCCCTCCGGCACCTGACCCGCCGCTGA